Proteins encoded in a region of the Prochlorothrix hollandica PCC 9006 = CALU 1027 genome:
- a CDS encoding thermonuclease family protein, with amino-acid sequence MKHLHRWAILGGLGAIAGVATFPHWYPLLPRFQAADPSGWITYRGNGPPDSVTLTLDPGVGVESGDRFMALQDGEPVEVLLCGIKPPPQEPHAREAVAFLQEALDQSMDGTAIVVPYMTKPGAIAGDVFIPVETEPTLTERMPSGEMVLAGLATLDNSLCFTDQVLPQWEEMAKEQGLGLWGTTSELPASDSENTDPQ; translated from the coding sequence ATGAAGCATCTACACCGTTGGGCCATTTTGGGGGGATTGGGGGCGATCGCCGGGGTTGCCACCTTTCCCCATTGGTATCCCCTACTCCCCCGATTCCAAGCCGCTGATCCTTCCGGCTGGATTACTTACCGGGGCAATGGCCCCCCCGATTCTGTGACCCTGACCCTAGATCCGGGGGTGGGGGTGGAGAGCGGCGATCGGTTCATGGCCCTGCAAGATGGGGAGCCAGTGGAGGTGCTGTTATGTGGCATCAAGCCACCCCCCCAAGAACCCCACGCCCGTGAAGCTGTTGCTTTCCTCCAGGAAGCCTTGGATCAGAGCATGGACGGCACGGCGATCGTGGTGCCCTATATGACCAAACCGGGAGCGATCGCGGGGGATGTGTTTATCCCCGTTGAGACTGAGCCGACCCTAACAGAACGGATGCCCTCAGGGGAAATGGTGTTAGCGGGGCTGGCAACCCTGGACAATAGCCTTTGTTTTACGGATCAGGTACTGCCCCAGTGGGAAGAAATGGCCAAAGAACAGGGCTTGGGTCTCTGGGGAACAACATCAGAACTCCCAGCCTCAGATTCTGAGAATACCGATCCCCAGTGA
- a CDS encoding prepilin-type N-terminal cleavage/methylation domain-containing protein has product MKTQPQGFTLLELLVVVLMAGILAAIGAAGWAGFLNRQKLNTATEEAVQAIRLAQTQATQRRQAYQVSFRSEDNQAQFAVHPANIPPTRWENLNDQVALDMGVTFGDRITASPDPDYDALVFSHQGFVETAIVGLEQDSPAANAALVFEMTTGTVQRCVKLMNLLGSIRVDGDCD; this is encoded by the coding sequence ATGAAAACTCAACCCCAAGGCTTCACCCTCCTAGAATTGCTGGTCGTGGTTCTCATGGCTGGAATCCTGGCCGCGATCGGAGCGGCGGGCTGGGCTGGATTTCTCAACCGCCAAAAGCTCAACACGGCTACAGAAGAAGCGGTGCAAGCCATCCGTTTAGCCCAAACCCAAGCTACCCAACGGCGACAAGCCTATCAAGTCAGTTTCCGCAGCGAAGATAACCAAGCTCAGTTTGCCGTTCATCCTGCCAACATCCCCCCCACCCGTTGGGAAAATCTGAATGATCAGGTTGCCCTGGATATGGGCGTAACCTTTGGCGATCGCATCACCGCCAGTCCAGATCCTGATTATGATGCCCTGGTCTTCAGCCATCAGGGGTTTGTGGAGACGGCGATCGTGGGCCTGGAGCAGGACAGCCCCGCTGCCAATGCTGCCCTGGTCTTTGAGATGACCACTGGCACAGTTCAGCGTTGCGTTAAGCTCATGAATCTGCTGGGATCGATCCGGGTTGATGGGGACTGCGATTAA